CGAGGTGCTGGGCGATCTCGGCCCCGATCTCGCGCCGGTCGCGGCCTCCGGCATGCTGCTCTCGATCGGCGAGGAATCGGCGCGCATCTCGGCCCGCGACTATCAGCGGCTCTGGGCGGGCGAGGACTATGTCGTGCCGAGCGGCTACGGCAATCTCGTCGCCCGCTACGCTGAAGGCCTCGACATCCGCCTCGGCCAGCCGGTCACGGCGATCGACTGGAGCGGCCCGCGCGTCGCCATCACCACCGCCGCGGGAACGCTCCGGGCTCGCGCCTGCATCGTCACCGTGCCGGTCGGCGTGCTGAAGTCGGGCGCGATCCGCTTCACGCCCCAGCTTCCCGCCCGCACCCGCGACGCGCTCGCCGGCATCGGCATGGGCGCGCTCACCAAGATCGCGCTCAAGGTCGCAGGTGATCGTTTCGGCATCACGCCCGGCACGACCTATTTCGAGGCCGGCTCGGCGGAGCGGCTGATCAGCTTCGATCTCTTCCCCGACGATCGCGAGCTGGTGATCGGCTATTGCGGCGGCGATTTCGCCCGCGACCTCTCGGGCGCGGGCCCCGCGGCCGCCCGCGAGCAGATCGTCGACCTGCTCGCCGCAATGGTCGGGACCGAATTCCGCAAGGCGGCAGGCCCGGTCTCCTTCCCGGCCTGGTGGACCGACCCGTTCTCGCACGGCTCCTATTCCGTTTGCCGGCCAGGGCATGCCGGTGCGCGCGAGATCATGGCCGAGCCGATCGGCGGCAAGCTCTGGCTCGCCGGCGAGGCGACCGCCGGCGGCGGCGCCATGACCGCGGGCGGCGCGACCCTGGCCGGCCGCACGGCTGCGGCTGCGGCGGCTCGCCTCAAGGTCTAGGCGTCCCCGAGACCGGCTCTGGCACGGACAAGGCTTGCCCAACCCGGCAGGTCTTTGCCACCATGGCCGCGCTGGGGATCGATGCGGAGCCTGATGATGCGCCTGTCGCTCGTTCTCGCCGGTGTCCTGCTGGCCTCGCCTGTGCTGGCTGCCGGGCCTTATGCAAAATTCTCGGTCGGCAACTGGGCCGGCGGCGCCTTCACCAACAACCAGACCGGCGACTTCTCGCATTGCGCCGTCTCGGCGAGCTACAAGAGCGGCGTCACCATGCACGCCTCGCTCAACAGCAGCTATGGCTGGAACCTCGGCTTCTCCAACCGGGCCTGGGGGCTGAAGCCCGGCACCGACGTGCCGATGGAGATGGCCTTCGACCGCAACGACATCGTCCGCATCAACGCCAAGGCGGTGCAGCCGCAGCTCGTCGTCGTGACCATGCCGGCAAACTCCAACATCGTCCGCGCCTTTCGCGGCGCCGAGTTCCTCGAAGCCAACATGCTCGGCGCACGCTACACCTTCCGCCTGACCGCGACCGCCGAGATCATGCCCGCGCTGCTCGACTGCGTGAAGGCCAACGCCAATCTGAAGGTCGCGCCCGGCACGCCGGCACCCGCGCAGGGCGGCGGCACCACGACGGCCGCGGCAACCGACCCGGCGATCCAGCTCGAGGCGGTGACGCTCGCGACCAATTTCCTGCTCAAGGCGCAATTGCCCGAGCCGAAAGTGCTGAGCGGCGCGGAGGCGCCGTCCGGCATCGGCGGCAACGGTGCCGGCTGGCAGGCCAAGGGCGCGACCGGGCTCGTGCGCGTCCTGGCCAATCCGAACCAGAAGGATGTCGACGTCGCCGCTGCAGTCTCCGCCGCCGATGCGCGCGGCTGCCAGGGCAGGTTCGCTTCGGGCCGGACCACCGACACCGTCGAAGGGGCCAGCGTGCTACGCGGCTTCTCGTCCTGCGAGAATGGCGGCGATGCCCGCTATTCCGAATTCTATGTGCTGCCGCGCAAGCAGGGCGGCTTCGTGATGTTCTCGGTCGTGACCACCGGAGACGGCTCGCTGCACCAGCAGCGCCGCGCCGATTTCCAGCGGGCGGCGCTGACCTCGGTGCAGTGACGGCGAACGGATGCTCTCCGGCTTCTCCCGCCTGTGGCGGCTCGACGGCAGGCTCGGGCGGGGAGCCTTCACAGGCTACCTGCTGCTGGCATGCCTCCTGATACTTGGCATCACTATCGCTGCCGAACGACTATTGGGTTTGACCATAGCGGAAGACGCCGACCCACGCCTCTTCGTCGAGCCCATCCCCAACGCCGCGATCCAGGCCCTGCTCTATTGGACGCTGCTGGCGCTCGCGGTCCAGCGCATCCGCGACACCGGCTTTCCGGTCCTGCCTGTCATCGCCGTGATGGCTGCGATCGAGCTGCTCGAATATGCCGTGCTGCCGGTGCTGATGCAGGCACGCCTGCCGGCGCCGCTCGAGACGATGACGCCGCTCGGCGGCGCGCTCTCGCTGGCTTCGCTGCTGCTCCTGCTGCTTTGGCCCGGGGCTAGAGATCGCGCTCCCAGTTCTGCCCGACCAGATCCTTCCCGAAGGAGTGATGCTGCTCCTCCGCCACCAGCCTGAAACCCTCGGCGATGTAAATCGCGCGGGCCGCATGCAGGATGTCGTTGGTCCACAGGACCATGCGGCGATAGCCGGCGGCGCGGGCGAAGGCGACCGCCTCCCGCACCAGCCGCTTGCCCAGGCCGAGCCCCTGCGCCCGCGTCTCGACCAGCACGAGCCGCAGCTTCGCGACCTCGTCGCTCTCATGCACCACGAAAGCCGAGCCCGCCGGCTCGCCATCGAGTTCGGCGATGAAACAGCGCTCCAGCCCCGGCTTGAACTCGCGCAGGAATTTTGCCGCGATCTCTGCGACCAACGCCTCGAAGCTGACGTCCCAGCCATAGACCTCGAAATAGAGCCTGGCATGGGCCGCGATCACCCAGCCGATATCGCCGGGACGGTGCTCGCGGATCGTCACCGAGGGCTGCGGGCTGGCGGCGCCCGACAGCAGCGTCTGCGCCCGCTCCAGCGCCGAGACGAGGCTCGCCTGCTCGCCCGCAGCCAGGCGCGACAGGATCATGTCGGCCTGCCGGCGCGAGGCCTCGTCGAGTGGCGCGAAGACTTCGTGACCCGCCACCGTCAGCTTCAGCTCATAGGCGCGGCCGTCGCCATCCGCCCTCGCCCGCTCCAGCCAGCCGATCTCCATGAAGCGCTTCAGCAGGCGTGAAAGATAGGCCGGATCGAGCCCGAGCTCGCGCGCCAGCTCGCCGGCCCGCCAGCCGTCGCGATGCGCCAGCTCGTAGAGCACCCGCCCCTCGGTCAGGCCGAAGCCGGAGCCGTGCAGATCGCCGCCGAGCGCCCCGATGAAGCGGGTGTGGAAACGGCCGAAACGGCGGATCGCCGCGATGGCAGGCGTGTCGATGGCGGACATGGCTGACCTCCTCATCTTGCGGTGAGAAATGCCATTTAATTGACAAAGTCAACTAAATTGTCACAAATCGAGCTTCCATCCGCGTGTCGTCCCGGGCGGAACGAAGCGCAGACCCGGGACCCATTCCGGAACGGTTCAGGAATGGATCCCGGATCAGCGCCGCTAACGCGGCTTATCCGGGATGACGCCGATTCTATTGATGAAAGCCACCCTCCATTCACCACTCCTTAATGGCTGCGGCGTCCAATCGAGAGCTTACCGGACGCGACGGGTATGAGTGCGATGCGGGTCGATCTTCTGGCCGGAGCCGGCTATGCCGCGCCGGTGTTCCCCTTGCGAATCCCCACCATCCTCGTCTTCGATTCCGGTCTCGGCGGCCTCACCGTGCTGCGCGAGGTCATGCGCCAGCGCCCCGATGCGGACATCGTCTACGCCGCGGACGATGCCGCCTTCCCCTACGGCCGCCTCGAGGAGCCGGCGCTTGTCGAGCGCGTGCTCTCGGTGATGGAGCGCCTGGTCGATCGCTTCCATCCCGATCTCGTCGTCATCGCCTGCAACACCGCCTCGACCCTGGTGCTGCCAGCGCTGCGGGCCCGTTTCGCCATTCCCTTCGTCGGCACCGTGCCTGCGGTGAAACCGGCGGCCGAGCGCAGCCGCAGCCGCCTGATCGCGGTACTGGCGACGCCCGGTACCGTCGCCCGCGACTACACGCACGACTTGATCGAGCGCTATGCCGCCGGCTGCGAGGTCACCATGGTGGGCGCCCGCAATCTGGCCGCCCTGGCGGAAGCGGCGCTGAAGGGCGAGCCGGTCGACGACGCTGCGGTCCTCGCCGAGATCACGCCCTGCTTCGTCACGCGCGACGGCAGGCGCACCGATGTGGTGACGCTGTCCTGCACGCATTACCCGCTGCTGCTGCCGCGCCTGCAGCGTCTCGCGCCCTGGCCGGTCGAGTGGATCGACCCCGCTCCGGCGATCGCGCGGCGCACCTCCCAACTACTCGGGCCGGCCCTGCCCCGCGCGGATCACGCCTCGACCGTCGCCGTCTTCACCGACGGCACCCACCTCTCCGGCCCGGCTCATATCGCGCTCGCCGGCTTCGGCCTGGCGCGGATCGAGACCGAGCCACTGCCGCTCGCACTCTGACCAGCAGCGCCGATCGCTTCGGCCATGGCCGAAGCGATCACAGCGAACAGAGCGGCCGCCCCTAGGTTAATCTCGGACCATAGCCAAGAGCGGACAGCACGGCCGGAGGCGATCCCTCGTCTTCGGCATTGCCGTCGCACGCTCGCATCGCTGGAGGTCCGCCTTGACTGCTGACGACGTCGCCCCGCTCGACCCGCGGGAAGAGTGTTTTTTCATTCCCGGCCCGATCGAGGGGCTGCCGCTGTTCCTGCGTCATCTGCCGGCGCCAGCAACGGCGTTCGCACCACGCCGCACCGTCCTCTATATCCATGGCGCGACCTTCCCCTCGGCACTGTCGATCGCCCATCGTTTCGACGGACGCTCCTGGCGCGATGCGCTCTGCGAAGCCGGCTTCGATGTCTGGGGGCTGGATTTCTATGGCTACGGCCATTCCGGCCGCTATCCGGCGATGGACGAACCGGCCTCGGCGAACCCACCACTCGGCACGACTGATGAAGCCGCATCGCAGATCGAAGCTGCCGTCCGCTTCATCCTTGGCCGCTCCGGTCTCGACCGGGTCTCCCTGATCGCCCATTCCTGGGGCTCGATGCCGGCCGGCCGCTTCGCCGGGTCTCATCCCGAACTGATTGACCGCCTCGTCCTGTTCGGGCCGATCGCGCAACGACAGCCGTCAGGCAACGCGCCCTCGCCCAATTTGCCGGCCTGGCGATTGATCTCGCTCGACGACCAGTGGCGGCGCTTCGTCGAGGACGTCCCGGCCGGTGCCGAGCCTGTCCTGTCGCGCCGGCATTTCGACGATTGGGGCGAGCGCTATCTCGACAGCGATCCGCAATCACGCTCGCACGAACCCGCCAGCGTCCAGACGCCGGCCGGCCCGATGGCCGATATCGGCAAGGCCTGGCAGGGCCGATTGCCCTACGATCCGGCTGCGGTCCGCGCGCCCGTTTCGATCATCCGCGGCGAGTGGGACAGCCTGACCACCGACGCCGATGCGCGCTGGCTCTTCGACGCCTTCAGGTCCTCGCCCCTGAAGCGCGACATCAAGCTCAGCCGCGGCACGCATCTGATGCATCTGGAGACGATGCGCTTTGCGCTCTGGCAGGAGAGCATCGCCTTCCTCACCGGCGCCGACGCGCCTGCCCTTGCTGCTTGAACCGACGGAGAAACCGATGTTTTCCGTGATCTTCGAAGTCCACCCTCACACCGACCGCAAGGACGAGTACCTCACTCTCGGCAAGCAGCTGAAGCCGATCCTCGAAGGCATCGACGGCTTCATCGACAATGAGCGCTTCGAGAGCCTGATGCGGCCCGGCTGGGTGCTGTCGCATTCATCCTGGCGCGACGAGAAATCGCTGGTCCGCTGGCGCGCCCAGGGCGAACACCACGCCGTGCAACGCAAGGGGCGCGACGAGGTGTTCGAGGACTATCACCTGCGCATCGGCGAGGTGATCCACGACAGTGCTCCGCAGGAACCCTCATCGGGAAGCCAGCGCTTCGACGAGACCGAGGCCGGCATCGCCAAGGTCGTAAGCTTCACCGAGCTCACGCCGCAGGACGGAATCGATCTCGGCGAGCGGCCGGACGAGCTCCTCGCGCAGATCGGCCTGAAGGGCTCACCCGGCCTGGTCGAGCACGATCTCTTCGCCAGCATCTACAATCCCGGCAAGCTCGCTTTGCTCGCCTCCTGGCGCGATGCCGATGTGGCCAGGGCCTTCGTGCTGAAGCCGGTCACAGGCGTGACGGCGCTGCGCCACCGAACGGTACGCATCATCCGCGACTATGGCCGTTTCGACAGACGCGAGGCGCCGCAATATTTTCCGCCGGTGAGCCGCTGACTGGCTCCGGGTGACAGAAATCTGCCCTTCGGGTTTGACAAATCGCGCCGGCAATGCTTGTAAGCCGGCGTCGCGCGGCTCCTCACGGGGCCGCGTGGCTTTTTCCGCACCCGTGATCCGCTCGTCTTCTCGAGCCGGATCTGTCGCCCCGGAGACGGGGAGGAGGAGGGCGCGGTCCTCAACTCGCGAACCATAGAGGACACGCGACATGTCGAAGCGCCATGAGGCGAAGTACAAGATTGACCGCCGTCTCGGTCAGAACATCTGGGGCCGCCCGAAGTCCCCGGTCAACCGTCGCGAATACGGCCCCGGCCAGCACGGCCAGCGCCGCAAGGGCAAGCCGTCCGACTTCGGCACCCAGCTGCGCGCCAAGCAGAAGCTGAAGGGCTATTACGGCTCGATCTCCGAGAAGCAGTTCCGCCGCTACTACGCCGAGGCGATCCGCCTGAAGGGCGATTCGGGCGAGAACCTGGTCGGCCTGCTCGAGCGTCGTCTCGACGCGGTGATCTACCGCGCCAAGTTCGTCCCGACCGTGTTCGCCGCTCGCCAGTTCATCAATCACGGCCACATCACCGTGAACGGCAAGCGCGTCAACATCGCTTCGTACCAGGTCAAGCCGGGCGACGTGATCGCGATCAAGGAGAGCTCGCGCCAGCTCGCCATCGTGATCGAGTCGGCCGCCCTCGCCGAGCGCGACGTGCCTGACTACATCGACGCCGACCACACCAAGTCGACCGCCACCTACACCCGCACCCCGACGCTGACGGACGTGCCCTACGCGGTGCAGATGGAGCCGAACCTGGTCATCGAGTTCTACTCGCGCTGATCGTTCGGACCGGTTTGCACGGTCCGGCTGCTATCAACTATTCAGGAGAGGGCGAGACATCGCCCTCTCCTTTTTTATTGGCCCGGTGTCTCAGCGCTGTTGGTATTCCACGGCCGACCAGTCCCGCGGTGTCTTGATCCGGATGCCGCCGCCCTTCATCACGCCGATATAGACCGAGCCGGAAACCGGGTTCGGCGGGCTCCCGTCGCCGCCAAGCTGGAAGATCGCGCCGCCGCAGAAACCGAACTTCCGGTTCGTTTCCGTCATCTCCTTGCGGAGTTCCTTCTCCTTGGCGACGATCGCCTTGGGATCGCTGTTCTGCTGCTTGAACTTGGCCATCGCGGCCCGAAATGCTTCGACAGGGAGATAGCTGCCACCTCCGGGACGGAGCAGGACGCCGCCATTGAACTGCGGCCCGTATCCCTTGCTCGAATCAAATGCACCGGCCCAGCTGGCCGACTGGCAGAGATCGACCTTCAGCGTACCGTTCGCCAGAAGCTCATAGTCGTTGATCATCTGGATGTGCTGGCCGTCGGCCTTCATCACGACGCTGTACTGCTCGATCTCGTCGACATCCTTGATCGGCGGAAACTTGGCCGTGTAGTCGAGCGGTCGCCCACCCGGATAGCTCGGCTCGAGGCAGGACTCCGACATGTACGTCCCGACGAAGCCGATGCAGTCCATGCCGAAGACGCCCTTGTCGCAGAGCTCCTGCAGATAGTTGCCCTTCTTCAGCGGCTCGGCCAGGGCCTTGGTCTTCATGAGCTCCTCGCGCAGCTCGACGACGAGGCTCATGACGTTGATGAAGCCGTCGGGATCGCCCTGCCCGGTGAAGACGCGTGCATAGCCGTCGACCTTCGTCTTCGCCGCCAGATCGGTACGCTTCTTCACCGCGGCGGCGATTGCGTTCAGCAAATCGGCCGGGCGGGCATTGCCACCATAGGCAGGATTAGCCGACATATACCGGGTGATTGCGACAGTTCCATCGTAGCCAGGAACTGAAAGGCTACGCAGGCGCTTGATGTAGTCGACCGGCGTGAACTGCGCGATGTTGCCCATGACGAGACTCCATGTGAAGCATCTTCGGTCTCGATACGCAGCAGCCGCCTAAGAAAGCCGTTGTTCCACGATCGATCCGCCCCCGGACCCAACGGAATGCTAGAGCATCGGCCCGTAAAGTGGACTCCTCATTTTGGAATGTCCGCTCTCCCGGCAAAGGAAGGCCACCGCCGCGCATCCGGTCGAGAGCACCGGCGATCCTGCATGGTCGATGACCGCTCTAGCAGCGATGCGAGTTAGCGATCGGCCTGCACCATCGGCTGATCGGGGCGGGTTACGGCGACGCCATCCCAGGCCGGATGGCCGGCCGGGTCCTGCGCCCAGAAGGCGATGTCGTCGAACAGGATCGTCTGGCTGACCTCGGGCAGCGCGTCGCGATAGATGCCGAAGCGCGGCTGCGTGTCGATGAAGGGCTTGCCGTCCTTCATCGTGCCATAGCGCGGATAGCCGAGCACGCCGCGGAACTCCGGGCAGGCGCGCCCGTCGAGCCAGAGCCTGAGGCGGCTCTCGCCAGCCTGCTGGCTCGGCCGGATCATGACGTTGACGCGGTGCCAGCGATCCGGCTCGATGTGCCAGTCGCCGCAGAACTGCGCCTGGCCGAGACTGTCGCCGCAGCTGTCCGTGCCCGCTGTCTTGGCCCGGAACACGGGCTTGCCATTGTCCGAATCGACCTCGAGTTTGAACAACGGGTTGGCGGCGTCGCAGATTTCTTCGCCGCCCCTGCCCTTTTCGTAGCGCAGGTCGATGTTCTGCTTGATCTGCTGGATCACCGTGCGGTTGCGCCGCGGTGCCCACGGGCTCTCAACCCGGAAGCGGAAGCTGTACCAGCTCGTCGCGTCGAAGCGGATCAGCTCCGCCGTCGTCTGGACCTCAGATCGCTCGGTCGGCGTCGAGCCGGGATTGGGATCGTAGGCGTCGCCGGGCTTCACCGTGATCGCGAGCGCGGGCCTCTCCTGCCCAGCGCGTTCGCCGTCGACGCAGCGGATGCGATCGGCCCGCACCGCCTTGTCGAGCTGGCCGGAAATCTTCCAGTCCTTGGAGCTCAAGCAGTTCGTCGCGAAGCTCGTCTGGAAGGCGGGTGCCGGCGCCTCGGCCTGACCGGGACTGCAGGTGAGAATCGCTCCGCAGAAAAACGCCGCAGCTGCGTTGCTGCGGCGTGTCACGCCCCTCGTCATCGAGCCCTCGCCTGCCAGTGTCCGAGGCGAGCTTACCGGCCTGGTGACGAGGATCAATCGAATCCGATGCAGAGGCGTTCCGTATCGGCGCCATAGTCACCCGCAAGGATGAGCTTCCCAAAGCAAACCGGAGGGACCACCTTGCGCCTGCCCCATCTGCTGCTCGCCACGACCGTCCTCGCGCCGGCACTCGCATGCGCCGACGAGATCAGCATCACCGGTGTCGGCCAGTCGCGCGACTTCACCTGCAATGGCGAGGATGTCGCCATCACCGGCCAAGGCCATACGGTTGAACTCAAGGGAAGCTGCGGCGCGATCGGTGTCCACGGCAGCGGCCACAAGGTCAGCTTCGAGGATTCGACCTCGCTGGCCGTCAGCGGCGCGCAGAACAAGGCGAGCGGCGGCTCGACCGGCAACCTCACGGTCGAGACGGCCGAGAACACGGTCTCGACCAAGGTCCA
This genomic interval from Bosea sp. 29B contains the following:
- a CDS encoding NAD(P)/FAD-dependent oxidoreductase is translated as MLDRRTLLTGAGALAMSAASCPSPARAAEPDAVVIGAGAAGIAAARQLQAAGRSVVVLEARDRLGGRTFTDSTLGPAYDAGAMFIHWAERNPWTEIARELGVQTPNESRGGGFQLFQSGKPMPAGDRARRRGAFGEIDRRLDNADLDDRDLSVAEVLGDLGPDLAPVAASGMLLSIGEESARISARDYQRLWAGEDYVVPSGYGNLVARYAEGLDIRLGQPVTAIDWSGPRVAITTAAGTLRARACIVTVPVGVLKSGAIRFTPQLPARTRDALAGIGMGALTKIALKVAGDRFGITPGTTYFEAGSAERLISFDLFPDDRELVIGYCGGDFARDLSGAGPAAAREQIVDLLAAMVGTEFRKAAGPVSFPAWWTDPFSHGSYSVCRPGHAGAREIMAEPIGGKLWLAGEATAGGGAMTAGGATLAGRTAAAAAARLKV
- a CDS encoding helix-turn-helix domain-containing GNAT family N-acetyltransferase; this translates as MSAIDTPAIAAIRRFGRFHTRFIGALGGDLHGSGFGLTEGRVLYELAHRDGWRAGELARELGLDPAYLSRLLKRFMEIGWLERARADGDGRAYELKLTVAGHEVFAPLDEASRRQADMILSRLAAGEQASLVSALERAQTLLSGAASPQPSVTIREHRPGDIGWVIAAHARLYFEVYGWDVSFEALVAEIAAKFLREFKPGLERCFIAELDGEPAGSAFVVHESDEVAKLRLVLVETRAQGLGLGKRLVREAVAFARAAGYRRMVLWTNDILHAARAIYIAEGFRLVAEEQHHSFGKDLVGQNWERDL
- the murI gene encoding glutamate racemase; amino-acid sequence: MRVDLLAGAGYAAPVFPLRIPTILVFDSGLGGLTVLREVMRQRPDADIVYAADDAAFPYGRLEEPALVERVLSVMERLVDRFHPDLVVIACNTASTLVLPALRARFAIPFVGTVPAVKPAAERSRSRLIAVLATPGTVARDYTHDLIERYAAGCEVTMVGARNLAALAEAALKGEPVDDAAVLAEITPCFVTRDGRRTDVVTLSCTHYPLLLPRLQRLAPWPVEWIDPAPAIARRTSQLLGPALPRADHASTVAVFTDGTHLSGPAHIALAGFGLARIETEPLPLAL
- a CDS encoding alpha/beta hydrolase, which translates into the protein MTADDVAPLDPREECFFIPGPIEGLPLFLRHLPAPATAFAPRRTVLYIHGATFPSALSIAHRFDGRSWRDALCEAGFDVWGLDFYGYGHSGRYPAMDEPASANPPLGTTDEAASQIEAAVRFILGRSGLDRVSLIAHSWGSMPAGRFAGSHPELIDRLVLFGPIAQRQPSGNAPSPNLPAWRLISLDDQWRRFVEDVPAGAEPVLSRRHFDDWGERYLDSDPQSRSHEPASVQTPAGPMADIGKAWQGRLPYDPAAVRAPVSIIRGEWDSLTTDADARWLFDAFRSSPLKRDIKLSRGTHLMHLETMRFALWQESIAFLTGADAPALAA
- a CDS encoding antibiotic biosynthesis monooxygenase, with product MFSVIFEVHPHTDRKDEYLTLGKQLKPILEGIDGFIDNERFESLMRPGWVLSHSSWRDEKSLVRWRAQGEHHAVQRKGRDEVFEDYHLRIGEVIHDSAPQEPSSGSQRFDETEAGIAKVVSFTELTPQDGIDLGERPDELLAQIGLKGSPGLVEHDLFASIYNPGKLALLASWRDADVARAFVLKPVTGVTALRHRTVRIIRDYGRFDRREAPQYFPPVSR
- the rpsD gene encoding 30S ribosomal protein S4; translation: MSKRHEAKYKIDRRLGQNIWGRPKSPVNRREYGPGQHGQRRKGKPSDFGTQLRAKQKLKGYYGSISEKQFRRYYAEAIRLKGDSGENLVGLLERRLDAVIYRAKFVPTVFAARQFINHGHITVNGKRVNIASYQVKPGDVIAIKESSRQLAIVIESAALAERDVPDYIDADHTKSTATYTRTPTLTDVPYAVQMEPNLVIEFYSR
- a CDS encoding heparin lyase I family protein, translated to MTRGVTRRSNAAAAFFCGAILTCSPGQAEAPAPAFQTSFATNCLSSKDWKISGQLDKAVRADRIRCVDGERAGQERPALAITVKPGDAYDPNPGSTPTERSEVQTTAELIRFDATSWYSFRFRVESPWAPRRNRTVIQQIKQNIDLRYEKGRGGEEICDAANPLFKLEVDSDNGKPVFRAKTAGTDSCGDSLGQAQFCGDWHIEPDRWHRVNVMIRPSQQAGESRLRLWLDGRACPEFRGVLGYPRYGTMKDGKPFIDTQPRFGIYRDALPEVSQTILFDDIAFWAQDPAGHPAWDGVAVTRPDQPMVQADR
- a CDS encoding DUF3060 domain-containing protein; its protein translation is MRLPHLLLATTVLAPALACADEISITGVGQSRDFTCNGEDVAITGQGHTVELKGSCGAIGVHGSGHKVSFEDSTSLAVSGAQNKASGGSTGNLTVETAENTVSTKVHAGETAAEIDISGADHMIELELTGPAKIEVGGAKNNLSWTAGAEVKAPSISTSGVENRIVRR